The Sulfobacillus thermosulfidooxidans DSM 9293 genome includes a window with the following:
- a CDS encoding DUF6922 domain-containing protein → MHRPCVDMHSADWHRLQQSAAFWDVNPTTLDPQRHAAWIIARILQFGTWDEWLALFRCYPAATIQHALTQRGVPDHIRRFWTPYFSPDDSFTGAEPFPSLTNPTPHSLLKQAVQTCDMITHRGTRQDFLDLYALVLDGVSLTDIFDAVVVSTPSCNLANLLRRLWYFVEVEQDLGAGPSIHQAIKQPISAYLRRTLPSGQKPRNI, encoded by the coding sequence ATGCATAGGCCCTGTGTTGATATGCACTCCGCCGATTGGCACCGGCTTCAACAGTCCGCCGCCTTTTGGGATGTCAACCCAACCACCCTCGATCCCCAGCGCCATGCCGCGTGGATTATCGCCCGGATTCTTCAATTTGGAACGTGGGACGAATGGCTCGCGCTCTTTCGCTGTTATCCAGCAGCCACCATCCAGCACGCGCTCACGCAGCGGGGCGTGCCTGATCACATCCGCCGTTTTTGGACCCCGTATTTCTCTCCCGACGATTCCTTCACTGGGGCCGAGCCGTTCCCTTCTCTGACGAATCCCACGCCTCATTCCCTCTTGAAGCAAGCCGTTCAGACGTGTGACATGATTACCCATCGGGGCACCCGACAAGATTTCCTCGACCTCTATGCCCTAGTGCTCGACGGCGTGTCACTCACGGATATCTTCGACGCGGTAGTCGTGTCCACGCCGTCCTGCAATCTCGCAAATCTTTTGCGCCGCCTCTGGTATTTTGTCGAGGTCGAGCAAGACCTAGGAGCTGGGCCATCGATTCACCAAGCCATCAAACAGCCGATCTCTGCCTATTTGCGGCGCACGTTACCGTCTGGCCAGAAACCGCGCAACATATAG
- a CDS encoding phospholipase D-like domain-containing protein — MSSHRIRAISPLVFLISLTGCGLSTPSAAAIPSLLPSAPPLATTTASTHTPALILEPGAGVTPWVTLIGQARTRIDLNAYLIDNSAILAALRHAGQRGVPIHVILAPNPYDDNAAVAQERQALATIPDCTVRYAPPRFDQAYAFDHAKYLIINPGTSHVAAIIGSPNFTDSAFDGAHLEVAATVTGSAAQAAAQVFQADWTDHLAGSSPRQTLVLSPGATIPWLRLLHTPGLIAMTTEEIGDDPTVLAAMAAKGSDLHLLCPAPSNSAAQARLATLAAAGVQIRTLATPYVHAKTIITASQAFLGSQNLSSVSLQDNREMGLIVSGSTRQALARWFAHWWSQATPWTPTGASAPSASPSSSSASATSRPWLPNGASMTTVRHLWGAPTRTYPTTYHGQAQIAWVYPTATVYFVDQHLVAVVDH; from the coding sequence ATGTCGTCTCACCGCATTCGCGCCATCAGTCCTCTTGTGTTTCTCATCAGCCTTACCGGGTGCGGTCTTTCCACGCCCTCAGCCGCTGCGATCCCGTCCCTGTTGCCGTCAGCTCCGCCTCTGGCCACCACTACGGCCTCAACCCACACGCCCGCACTGATCTTAGAACCTGGTGCGGGCGTCACGCCCTGGGTCACACTCATTGGGCAGGCCCGGACCAGGATCGATCTCAATGCGTATTTGATCGACAATTCCGCGATTCTCGCCGCCTTGCGACACGCCGGACAACGCGGGGTGCCCATCCACGTGATTCTCGCCCCCAACCCTTATGACGATAATGCCGCCGTGGCGCAAGAACGCCAAGCACTCGCCACCATCCCGGATTGCACTGTCCGTTATGCGCCCCCGCGTTTCGATCAGGCGTATGCCTTTGACCACGCGAAATACCTGATCATCAATCCGGGCACCTCCCACGTCGCCGCCATCATTGGCAGTCCCAATTTTACGGATAGCGCGTTCGATGGGGCCCATCTCGAGGTGGCCGCCACCGTGACCGGCTCCGCCGCGCAAGCGGCCGCTCAGGTCTTTCAGGCGGACTGGACAGACCACCTCGCCGGCTCATCTCCCCGCCAGACGCTCGTGCTCTCCCCTGGGGCTACTATCCCATGGCTCCGGCTCTTGCACACGCCCGGCCTGATTGCCATGACCACCGAAGAAATCGGGGATGACCCGACCGTCCTCGCCGCGATGGCCGCCAAAGGATCGGATCTGCATCTTTTATGTCCCGCCCCCTCGAATTCCGCGGCCCAAGCCCGGCTGGCTACCTTAGCCGCAGCGGGCGTGCAGATTCGGACGCTGGCGACGCCGTATGTCCACGCCAAGACGATCATCACGGCCAGCCAAGCCTTTCTCGGTTCCCAAAATCTGTCGTCCGTCTCCCTCCAAGACAACCGGGAAATGGGCCTGATCGTCTCCGGTTCCACCCGTCAAGCGCTCGCCCGGTGGTTTGCCCACTGGTGGTCGCAAGCAACGCCGTGGACGCCAACCGGCGCGTCTGCTCCATCGGCTTCCCCTTCCTCATCGTCTGCTTCCGCCACGTCTCGCCCGTGGCTGCCAAACGGCGCGTCGATGACTACGGTCCGGCACCTCTGGGGCGCGCCCACCCGCACCTATCCCACCACCTATCACGGGCAAGCGCAAATCGCGTGGGTCTATCCGACGGCCACCGTGTATTTTGTTGACCAACATCTTGTCGCTGTAGTGGATCATTAA
- a CDS encoding type II toxin-antitoxin system mRNA interferase toxin, RelE/StbE family: MSLSIRVTTRFERDLKKMARRHKDLTKLKAAIALLVAEKPLPSRYRDHALTGDLHGWRDLHIEPDWLLIYRINHSISELILLRTGTHADIFEE, from the coding sequence ATGTCTCTTAGTATTCGCGTCACTACACGATTTGAGCGAGATCTGAAAAAAATGGCACGCCGCCATAAAGATTTAACCAAATTGAAAGCGGCCATTGCCCTGTTAGTGGCCGAAAAGCCGCTTCCTTCACGTTATCGCGATCATGCCTTAACGGGCGACCTGCATGGGTGGCGCGACCTCCATATTGAACCCGATTGGCTTTTAATCTATCGGATCAATCACTCCATCTCCGAACTCATATTACTGCGGACTGGAACACACGCTGACATTTTTGAGGAATAA
- a CDS encoding type II toxin-antitoxin system RelB/DinJ family antitoxin, whose product MKANAIVRARIPAETKDKALAVLEKMGLTASDLIRLTFLRVAEEERLPFAVEVPNKTTREALDEVETGGGHSFQELDDLFQQFPQ is encoded by the coding sequence ATGAAAGCGAATGCAATCGTGCGAGCACGCATTCCCGCAGAAACTAAAGACAAGGCCCTGGCGGTCTTAGAGAAAATGGGCTTGACCGCTTCGGACCTGATCCGTCTGACGTTTCTACGCGTGGCCGAAGAAGAACGTCTCCCGTTTGCCGTCGAGGTGCCCAATAAAACCACACGAGAAGCCCTTGACGAAGTGGAGACCGGTGGCGGTCATTCTTTTCAGGAGCTCGATGACCTGTTTCAACAGTTTCCCCAGTAA
- a CDS encoding DUF6922 domain-containing protein: MTLPPSLHRLFYRYHADQLDTERHAALIIPTVLADGDFPDWDWLFAVYGWDTIQQWIQEPGHAASLPPPMEWLWTAILLGTPQETPRWSGGNARRSVPPDALPAWFPPEWR; encoded by the coding sequence ATGACTCTCCCGCCATCTCTGCATCGGCTCTTTTATCGGTATCACGCGGATCAGCTCGATACGGAGCGCCATGCCGCCCTCATTATCCCCACCGTGTTGGCCGATGGCGACTTCCCCGATTGGGACTGGCTCTTTGCCGTCTATGGCTGGGATACCATTCAGCAGTGGATTCAGGAACCCGGCCACGCCGCGTCCCTCCCCCCACCCATGGAATGGCTGTGGACCGCCATTCTGCTCGGCACACCACAGGAAACACCTCGGTGGTCCGGCGGGAATGCGCGTCGTTCGGTGCCGCCCGACGCCCTGCCGGCGTGGTTTCCACCCGAATGGCGTTAA
- a CDS encoding type II toxin-antitoxin system HicB family antitoxin — protein MTHPVRLTAAITHEGPWVVARCLEVDVTSQGSSLDQALDNLREALALYFEDMDLTERPATPILAPITIELPQP, from the coding sequence ATGACCCATCCCGTCCGATTGACGGCCGCCATCACGCACGAAGGGCCGTGGGTTGTTGCACGCTGTTTAGAAGTCGACGTAACCAGTCAGGGCTCATCGCTCGACCAGGCTCTGGATAACCTGCGGGAAGCCTTAGCATTGTATTTTGAAGATATGGACCTGACAGAGCGACCCGCAACACCGATTTTAGCTCCCATAACCATTGAGCTGCCGCAACCATGA
- a CDS encoding GNAT family N-acetyltransferase, with amino-acid sequence MNALIRVEALASYHDRKHFHCPTGGLDDYLRQRATQDIKRRAAAVFVAVPSATPQRILGYYTLSSLSIKLADIPADYRHKLARYPDVGVTLLGRLAIDVSYRGQHLGEFLLVDALRRVIDTASTIATVALVVDTLEDSQTFYMRYGFTPLSNQRFWLPLDSARALMANYRPPIPTQEEHSP; translated from the coding sequence ATGAACGCATTAATCCGCGTTGAAGCCTTAGCCAGCTACCATGATCGCAAGCATTTCCATTGTCCCACGGGAGGACTAGACGATTACCTTCGTCAACGCGCGACACAAGACATCAAGCGCCGGGCGGCGGCCGTGTTCGTCGCCGTCCCTTCGGCCACACCTCAAAGAATTTTAGGCTATTACACCCTGTCGTCCTTAAGCATCAAACTGGCCGACATTCCGGCCGACTATCGGCACAAACTGGCTCGCTATCCCGATGTGGGCGTCACCTTATTAGGCCGTCTGGCGATCGACGTATCTTATCGCGGTCAACATCTCGGGGAATTTTTACTTGTCGATGCCTTACGCCGCGTCATCGACACGGCATCGACTATTGCCACTGTCGCCTTAGTGGTAGATACCTTGGAAGATTCTCAAACATTTTATATGCGTTATGGTTTCACCCCATTAAGCAACCAACGATTCTGGCTTCCTTTAGATAGTGCTCGCGCCCTGATGGCCAATTACCGCCCACCTATTCCAACGCAGGAAGAACATTCCCCTTAA
- a CDS encoding DUF1778 domain-containing protein, translating to MPTETTNPRRESRLEIRVSAETKKLLDEAAESLGLSTSAFVLATVTPRAQAIVQEKTVMTLNAEESQAFVEQLLNPPQPSETLQKAVARYWSRVDQTSS from the coding sequence ATGCCTACCGAAACAACGAACCCGCGACGCGAGTCGCGTTTAGAAATTCGCGTTTCTGCAGAAACGAAAAAGTTACTCGATGAAGCGGCTGAATCTCTCGGACTCAGTACATCCGCCTTTGTGTTAGCCACCGTGACCCCACGCGCTCAAGCCATCGTCCAAGAAAAAACGGTGATGACCTTAAACGCTGAAGAAAGTCAAGCCTTTGTTGAGCAATTATTAAATCCTCCCCAACCGTCTGAGACCCTACAGAAAGCGGTTGCACGCTATTGGTCGCGGGTTGATCAAACTTCGTCATGA
- a CDS encoding STAS-like domain-containing protein, translating to MEPLIIDCAAFCHSPILGQRAQAQPLRTLLETHIAQNHPVICDFRGVEVLTSAFMDECFGQLWDHVPHDTLRTLIRVRHLNANNHAIWQFVLAHRNTASHPRHNDA from the coding sequence ATGGAACCCCTCATCATTGATTGCGCCGCGTTTTGTCACTCCCCCATCTTAGGGCAACGCGCTCAAGCGCAGCCCCTCCGCACCCTGTTAGAAACCCACATCGCCCAGAACCATCCGGTCATTTGCGACTTTCGCGGCGTCGAGGTGCTCACGAGTGCCTTTATGGATGAATGCTTCGGCCAACTCTGGGATCACGTGCCCCATGACACCCTGCGGACCCTGATTCGGGTGCGCCACCTCAACGCCAACAATCACGCCATATGGCAGTTTGTGCTGGCACATCGGAACACAGCGTCACACCCCCGGCACAATGACGCCTAA
- a CDS encoding DUF5131 family protein: MANRSLIEWTDATWNPVTGCTKVSQGCKHCYAERMAHRLQAMGSSRYVNEFRVTLHPEVLTVPLHWLKSRRIFVNSMSDVFHPDVPDEFIADIFSIMSQTPQHIYQVLTKRPERLARLAQKLPFPANVWIGTSIESQDVLYRIAWLQQVPAAIRFLSCEPLLGPLPDLPLDNIHWVIVGGESGPHARPMAREWVIEIRDQCITHGIPFFFKQWGGIQRQRAGRLLDGRTWDEFPIIFHEEA, from the coding sequence ATGGCCAACCGAAGTCTTATCGAGTGGACGGATGCCACATGGAATCCCGTTACTGGTTGTACGAAAGTGAGTCAAGGATGTAAACATTGCTACGCAGAACGCATGGCCCATCGATTGCAAGCTATGGGGTCGTCCCGATATGTCAACGAGTTTCGGGTTACCTTGCATCCCGAGGTGTTAACAGTTCCTCTCCATTGGCTTAAGTCCCGGCGAATCTTTGTTAATTCAATGAGTGACGTGTTTCATCCGGACGTCCCGGATGAGTTTATTGCAGATATTTTTTCCATTATGTCCCAAACACCTCAACATATCTATCAAGTGTTAACCAAGCGCCCCGAACGTCTTGCTCGTCTCGCACAGAAACTTCCATTTCCGGCCAACGTCTGGATTGGAACAAGTATCGAGTCGCAAGATGTACTTTACCGAATTGCCTGGCTTCAACAAGTACCTGCCGCCATACGCTTTCTGTCATGCGAACCGTTGTTGGGACCGCTCCCCGATTTGCCGCTCGACAACATTCACTGGGTTATTGTCGGCGGTGAATCCGGTCCCCATGCCCGACCGATGGCCCGCGAATGGGTGATTGAGATCCGCGATCAATGTATAACCCACGGTATCCCGTTTTTCTTCAAGCAATGGGGCGGGATCCAACGACAGCGCGCCGGTCGGTTGCTCGACGGACGAACATGGGACGAATTCCCTATTATCTTTCATGAGGAGGCATGA
- a CDS encoding DUF3850 domain-containing protein yields MTIHCLKIWPAYFRAIDTGVKTVELRAETDRIFAVGDILWLQEYVPSPSPHYTGRRIAVQVTHILRDPQGQWLAPHVAALSIRPIFPSYASS; encoded by the coding sequence ATGACCATTCATTGCTTAAAAATTTGGCCGGCTTATTTCCGCGCCATTGATACCGGCGTCAAAACCGTTGAACTGCGTGCCGAAACCGATCGCATCTTTGCCGTCGGAGACATCTTATGGCTACAAGAATATGTGCCTAGCCCATCCCCCCATTACACAGGACGACGCATAGCCGTCCAAGTAACCCATATTCTCCGCGATCCGCAAGGCCAGTGGCTGGCGCCGCATGTCGCCGCCTTGTCCATTCGTCCCATTTTTCCATCGTATGCCTCATCTTAG
- a CDS encoding ThiF family adenylyltransferase, whose product MMLEPLQPLTIPFFYRPHFQLFVVGTGGTGGYVVQYLARLLYALQSTHATTVTLTLIDGDRVEEANLLRQHFLPQDVGQPKAQILADRFGAVYGLPVFAMPTYLTQASDLDAFITSDRQDRYAVWPNPSPYASLHTLPVLIGCVDNHATRQLLHQIFARFAHIVYIDAGNDGVYLSDDPADAETVRTSGYSGHVVIGAKLFGHVVLPPVGAVYPDILTDASSALPGQACGHQAVSQPQRMLTNVWAAMTVLSAINTLLADQQIRWHVANFHAQNAVCQAQALTPSIWAQWNTQEVLP is encoded by the coding sequence ATGATGCTGGAACCCCTTCAACCTCTCACCATCCCCTTTTTCTATCGCCCCCACTTCCAACTGTTTGTCGTTGGCACCGGAGGTACCGGCGGCTACGTCGTTCAATATCTCGCGCGATTACTCTACGCATTACAATCCACCCATGCCACGACCGTCACGCTGACGCTCATTGACGGCGATCGGGTGGAAGAGGCCAATCTGCTCCGCCAACACTTCCTCCCCCAAGACGTGGGGCAACCCAAGGCACAAATTCTGGCCGACCGCTTTGGCGCGGTCTATGGTTTACCCGTGTTCGCCATGCCCACCTATCTGACCCAAGCGTCGGATCTCGATGCCTTCATCACCAGCGATCGCCAAGATCGCTACGCCGTGTGGCCAAACCCCAGCCCGTACGCCAGCCTTCACACTCTGCCGGTCCTCATCGGGTGCGTGGATAACCACGCTACCCGGCAATTACTGCATCAGATTTTCGCCCGCTTTGCTCATATTGTATACATCGACGCCGGCAACGATGGGGTCTATCTCTCAGACGATCCCGCCGACGCGGAAACCGTCCGCACCAGCGGCTATAGCGGCCACGTCGTCATCGGCGCCAAACTGTTCGGCCATGTCGTGCTACCGCCGGTTGGCGCCGTGTATCCCGATATTCTCACCGATGCGTCCTCGGCCCTGCCGGGCCAAGCCTGTGGACACCAAGCCGTCAGCCAACCCCAACGGATGCTCACCAATGTTTGGGCGGCGATGACGGTGCTCAGTGCCATCAACACGCTCTTAGCCGATCAGCAAATCCGCTGGCATGTCGCTAATTTTCATGCCCAAAACGCAGTGTGTCAGGCCCAAGCCCTGACCCCCTCGATATGGGCCCAATGGAACACCCAGGAGGTCCTCCCATGA
- a CDS encoding Mov34/MPN/PAD-1 family protein, whose protein sequence is MTPAWIGWYTDPAACAAGNEPVRFLITPTGVVEYRTTPIGLFRVARPDIPRPAISASVPLTAGTEGVTFTIPRIPYDFLPTIVTECRRALPHELLLEVRWDVRRQCFRILIPHQQATATSVTTDALRDPYDPLFPRVVQIHSHGTLPAFFSATDDADEQATGCYGVIGRCDQPRPDMVWRMSCGGRFVSLTVSNLFM, encoded by the coding sequence ATGACCCCGGCCTGGATCGGCTGGTATACGGATCCCGCGGCATGTGCCGCCGGAAACGAACCCGTGCGGTTCCTCATCACACCCACCGGCGTTGTCGAATATCGCACAACCCCCATTGGACTCTTTCGTGTCGCTCGACCCGATATCCCGCGCCCGGCGATCTCGGCATCGGTTCCGCTGACCGCCGGGACCGAAGGCGTGACTTTCACCATTCCCCGGATTCCTTATGATTTCTTACCAACGATCGTGACGGAATGCCGCCGCGCTCTGCCGCACGAACTGCTCCTGGAAGTGCGATGGGACGTGCGCCGCCAGTGCTTCCGCATTCTGATTCCCCATCAGCAGGCGACAGCCACCTCAGTCACCACCGACGCCCTGCGGGATCCCTATGACCCGTTATTTCCGCGCGTCGTTCAAATCCACTCCCACGGCACGCTTCCGGCCTTTTTCTCCGCCACCGATGATGCCGATGAACAAGCCACGGGCTGTTATGGCGTCATCGGCCGCTGCGATCAGCCCCGCCCCGATATGGTGTGGCGGATGAGTTGTGGAGGACGGTTTGTATCCTTGACCGTCTCTAACTTATTTATGTAA
- a CDS encoding DUF2493 domain-containing protein: MRRVIFCGSRHWTDAATIARWIDALPPDTTVITGGARGADAIAHRLAQQRGLPTEVYPADWATYGRAAGPRRNAQMLATGVDAVYAFRLPGASPGTDDMIRQARAAHIPVKCLMPEGSV; this comes from the coding sequence ATGCGCCGTGTCATCTTCTGCGGCAGCCGCCATTGGACCGATGCCGCTACTATCGCCCGCTGGATCGACGCCTTGCCCCCGGACACCACCGTCATTACCGGCGGGGCCCGCGGCGCCGATGCCATCGCCCACCGTCTGGCTCAACAACGCGGGTTGCCCACCGAAGTCTATCCCGCCGATTGGGCCACCTACGGCCGCGCCGCCGGTCCGCGCCGCAATGCCCAGATGCTGGCCACCGGCGTCGATGCCGTCTATGCCTTCCGCCTGCCCGGCGCCAGTCCCGGCACGGATGACATGATTCGGCAAGCCCGGGCAGCCCACATTCCCGTCAAATGTCTGATGCCGGAGGGATCTGTCTGA
- a CDS encoding LuxR C-terminal-related transcriptional regulator has translation MLSDREWEILWAWLAGQSYAAIAARYQKSPKHIDNTLQRVKRKLRRAWATGCSH, from the coding sequence TTGCTCAGCGATCGGGAATGGGAAATTCTGTGGGCCTGGCTCGCCGGCCAGTCTTATGCGGCCATCGCCGCCCGCTATCAGAAAAGTCCCAAACATATCGACAACACCCTACAACGCGTCAAACGCAAACTGCGGCGCGCGTGGGCGACGGGATGCTCGCATTAA
- a CDS encoding MFS transporter, with amino-acid sequence MDTQSSSSTVRDHVLQPLEEAGLSGFHWRTWLTAGMGFFTDAYDLFIIGVVTSLLTPLWHLTTLDLMLLNSTALFAAVLGALIFGRLMDRLGRKTVYGIEAMLLTGGAILSAFAPNVWLLLVFRFIVGMGVGGDYPMSGIIMSEYSNRKRRGFLVNAVFAMQGFGLLVGPAVAAALLASGVPDATAWRLMLGLGAIPAGSVIWLRRSIAETPHFMLGARGDAAGAAQVVGTLTAKTVAAATQSVKPLANSARVLFTNRRFLLTLIGTAFSWMFLDMAFYGNSVSSSLIMKALSPTGSLLTHTLTSMVIFLVAAVPGYWISALTIDRLGRKFIQVMGFAVMAVAYGILWLAPGIAQQTTEFLLVYGVSYLFIEFGPNSTTFVFPSEVFPVTVRGLGFGISASAGKFGAAIAAFLFPVLLVRLQLSGTMGLLAGISALGVVLTLLALRESKGLTLREASQEALLEAPAADGTLAQGN; translated from the coding sequence ATGGACACGCAATCATCGTCATCCACCGTGCGCGATCACGTGCTGCAGCCGCTGGAAGAGGCGGGCCTTTCGGGGTTTCATTGGCGGACCTGGCTCACGGCGGGTATGGGATTTTTTACGGATGCCTATGATCTCTTTATTATCGGCGTCGTGACGTCGCTGTTAACGCCGCTGTGGCACCTGACGACCTTGGATCTGATGCTGTTGAACAGCACCGCCCTCTTTGCGGCCGTGCTGGGCGCGTTGATCTTTGGACGCCTGATGGATCGCCTCGGACGCAAAACGGTCTATGGCATTGAAGCGATGCTCCTGACGGGTGGCGCGATCCTCTCCGCCTTCGCGCCCAACGTCTGGCTGTTGCTGGTCTTTCGGTTCATTGTGGGCATGGGCGTCGGGGGCGACTACCCCATGAGCGGCATCATCATGAGCGAATACTCGAACCGCAAGCGCCGGGGCTTCTTGGTCAATGCGGTGTTTGCCATGCAGGGATTCGGCTTGTTGGTCGGCCCGGCGGTCGCCGCGGCCTTGTTGGCCAGTGGCGTGCCGGACGCGACCGCGTGGCGGCTGATGTTGGGGCTCGGGGCGATTCCGGCCGGGTCGGTCATTTGGCTACGGCGCTCGATTGCAGAAACGCCGCATTTTATGCTCGGGGCGCGGGGGGATGCGGCGGGGGCCGCCCAGGTGGTGGGCACATTGACCGCCAAAACCGTGGCTGCCGCGACCCAATCCGTGAAGCCGCTGGCGAATTCCGCGCGGGTCTTGTTCACCAATCGGCGGTTTCTCCTGACGTTGATCGGGACCGCGTTTTCCTGGATGTTCCTGGACATGGCCTTTTACGGCAACAGCGTCTCCTCGTCGCTCATCATGAAAGCGTTGTCGCCGACCGGCTCCTTGCTCACGCATACCCTCACCTCCATGGTCATCTTCCTCGTCGCGGCCGTGCCGGGGTACTGGATCTCGGCCTTGACCATTGATCGCTTGGGTCGAAAATTCATCCAGGTCATGGGCTTTGCGGTGATGGCGGTGGCGTATGGAATCTTGTGGCTGGCGCCCGGCATTGCGCAGCAGACCACGGAGTTTTTGCTGGTGTATGGCGTGAGCTACCTCTTTATCGAATTCGGCCCGAACAGTACGACGTTTGTGTTTCCCTCCGAGGTTTTTCCGGTGACGGTGCGGGGCTTGGGATTCGGCATCTCCGCGTCGGCGGGGAAATTCGGCGCCGCCATTGCCGCGTTCCTGTTTCCGGTCTTGCTCGTCCGGTTGCAGCTGTCGGGGACGATGGGACTCTTAGCCGGCATTTCGGCCTTGGGCGTGGTGTTGACCCTGTTGGCCCTGCGCGAGTCCAAAGGCCTTACGCTTCGGGAGGCCTCGCAGGAAGCCCTCTTGGAGGCCCCAGCGGCCGACGGGACCCTCGCTCAGGGGAATTAA
- a CDS encoding ArsR/SmtB family transcription factor — translation MFADWAERFRVLGDATRLRILSLLTVRDACVCELVELLPVSQPAVSQHLRRLKEAGLVTEYRQKAWTYYRLRTDVPPALAACLAALPANAEDAAWLHSHHVGLSCAVMDPSSPALGAADLVPTKEEMSWKRQ, via the coding sequence ATGTTCGCCGATTGGGCGGAGCGGTTTCGGGTCTTAGGCGATGCCACCCGGCTCAGGATTTTGAGTTTACTGACGGTGCGCGATGCCTGCGTCTGCGAATTGGTCGAGCTGTTGCCCGTGAGCCAGCCGGCGGTCTCGCAGCACTTGCGCCGGTTGAAGGAGGCGGGCTTGGTGACGGAGTATCGGCAGAAGGCATGGACGTATTACCGTCTTCGCACCGATGTGCCGCCGGCCCTGGCGGCCTGTTTGGCGGCGTTGCCTGCAAACGCCGAAGACGCCGCCTGGCTCCACAGCCATCATGTCGGGTTGTCGTGTGCGGTGATGGATCCGTCATCTCCAGCATTGGGGGCGGCGGACCTCGTGCCAACCAAGGAGGAGATGTCATGGAAACGACAGTGA
- a CDS encoding carboxymuconolactone decarboxylase family protein, with product METTVKELIAIGAAVASGCEPCLRTHVGLARTAGADAREIDTAVNVARAVRLQAVTGFDDAAGRVLRGEPIPVMATDSGCGCGPGCQC from the coding sequence ATGGAAACGACAGTGAAGGAACTGATCGCCATCGGCGCGGCCGTGGCCAGTGGATGTGAGCCCTGTCTGAGAACGCATGTGGGCCTGGCGCGGACGGCTGGGGCCGATGCGCGCGAGATCGACACCGCGGTCAATGTTGCGCGGGCGGTGCGTCTGCAAGCGGTGACCGGATTTGACGACGCTGCCGGTCGGGTCTTACGGGGCGAGCCGATCCCGGTTATGGCCACGGACAGCGGCTGTGGTTGCGGCCCCGGATGTCAGTGCTAG
- the arsD gene encoding arsenite efflux transporter metallochaperone ArsD: protein MRVEIFDPELCCTSGVCGSAPDPTLIRVEEMLEQLKAEGATVARYQMSRQATAFTENPTVYRTLLESGTAALPITAIDGVVQFVGRYPTYAELHGTWASSGREA from the coding sequence ATGCGCGTCGAGATTTTTGACCCGGAACTGTGCTGCACGAGCGGCGTGTGCGGATCCGCGCCCGATCCGACCCTGATTCGGGTCGAGGAGATGCTGGAACAATTGAAGGCGGAGGGCGCCACCGTGGCGCGCTACCAAATGAGTCGGCAGGCGACGGCGTTTACCGAAAACCCGACCGTGTACCGGACCCTGTTAGAGTCGGGGACGGCGGCCCTGCCCATCACCGCCATTGATGGGGTGGTGCAGTTCGTCGGGCGGTATCCGACCTACGCCGAGCTTCACGGGACCTGGGCGTCGTCGGGACGGGAGGCGTAA